Proteins encoded together in one Coffea arabica cultivar ET-39 chromosome 2c, Coffea Arabica ET-39 HiFi, whole genome shotgun sequence window:
- the LOC113723792 gene encoding dirigent protein 25, producing the protein MAMVNHPSSVTIAWFLLFLTIIHQSFSARTLGNSSQGNGDHHANLAISFSMPDVLSQKHPSSRPVTTQVNGQIPFSKPLGFFPPIGGIPLANIDTIPMTGLPSQTIDLEGISMSFPAIATVQELELGTVTTINEDIYEGFVFGSSLLGKAQGIYVASSEHGSSHMMAMTASFIGNKYKNALRIFGVHRSDVNESHVAVIGGTGKYQNANGFATVKTANISSSLKGEESEEAYKLLLFNVYLG; encoded by the coding sequence ATGGCGATGGTCAACCATCCTTCCTCAGTAACCATAGCATGGTTCCTCTTGTTCTTGACCATAATCCACCAATCATTTTCTGCTCGAACTTTAGGTAACTCATCACAGGGCAATGGCGATCATCACGCCAACCTAGCAATCAGCTTCTCCATGCCAGATGTGCTGAGCCAGAAACATCCCTCGTCCAGGCCAGTAACAACTCAAGTAAATGGTCAAATTCCCTTCTCCAAACCACTAGGCTTTTTTCCACCTATTGGAGGCATTCCCTTGGCTAATATTGATACCATCCCGATGACTGGATTGCCATCTCAAACCATCGATTTAGAAGGAATCAGCATGTCATTTCCAGCCATCGCGACTGTTCAAGAATTGGAGCTGGGAACTGTGACAACAATTAATGAGGACATATATGAAGGATTCGTATTTGGTTCGTCGTTGCTTGGCAAAGCACAAGGGATTTATGTTGCTAGCTCAGAACATGGAAGCAGTCATATGATGGCGATGACAGCAAGTTTTATAGGTAACAAGTACAAGAATGCCTTGAGAATTTTTGGGGTGCACAGGTCCGATGTTAATGAATCACACGTTGCAGTTATTGGTGGCACCGGGAAGTATCAAAATGCTAATGGATTTGCAACAGTCAAGACTGCGAATATCAGCTCCAGCTTGAAGGGTGAAGAGAGTGAAGAAGCGTACAAGCTCCTGCTGTTCAATGTTTATCTTGGTTAG